The nucleotide sequence atgaccaccatgaaaacctccatagttgcctgtctccctgcccacgtgtccatttaaatctcctcctataaataacttctccgtctgagcaattccttgcaccaagtttccaagatcttcccaaaatttctccttcgaactcgtatccaaccctacttgaggtgcgtacgcactaatcacattgataagttcttgtcctattacaatcttgattgccatgattctatctcctaccctcttgacatctacaacatcttgtaccaaggtcttgtccacgatgatgccaacaccgtttctcgttctatttgtgcccgaataccaaagtttaaaccctgagttttctagatcctttgccttactaccaacccacttagtttcttgtaggcacataatatttatccttctcctcaccataacttccactacttccatagattttcccgttaaggttcctatattccacgttcctaaacgcattttgctctcttgaactctacccttctgtcctagcttcttcaccctcccccgtctaataggatcaaagtacttcttttgtgtgtcccgggtaaagttgataggagcatatgctcctaaacaactttgagtggagtcgttcgaaaagaagtttctatggcccccttgctcatttaacactgcatccgggtgccgatggagatacagcgacccttgctcacttatcactgtgctcgggccacacagcgcgccacttacgggtgacgccctagctttagcgcgattttgttctggattcattttcataaggattcgacgtgatcatggagtgccggctgtcgactacctgacgccctccccctcctcctttatccgggcttgggaccggccatgtaagacataggcggagttaagaGCTGTATTAGTTtgattaaattattttgcacTGTATTCCTGCAAAGTGATGAAAGAAAAAGGATTAGGATTATTAAGTATTATATGTGGATATTCAGCTGTTAGTTGTCCATGGGGATTTGCCATTACGTtgtttcctttctctctttagGCTGTAGCAGAAATTTCCAAGGCGTCAAAGCGTGAGGCTTGTTCATTACCAACCCAGGCAGAGTCTTATTTGTTGGATGTCAAGGCTAGAATATCTGATATCAAAAAGAAAGACGATGACGACATTATTATGTCCCAAGTGGAATCAGGTGAACAGTTTTCTGTACTAATGctgtttattttaattggtGTTGGAATTGTgttctttattcttttttaatGCTATTACTTTTGAGGTTTCCAGTCTAAATTATTTTCTGCTCTAGCTGTGAGAATTTAGAGTTATTGTAAGAACTCAGCCAGTAATTGGCAGCTAGGGTCAGCTTAAGTTAGTGTTCAATTCACTCAACCTGTTTGCAAGCTTTTAGTAAATTTTGTAATCCTCTGTCATACATTTTTCTTGGCACTGGAGGCATTTTCTTTCAGAATATAAGTCGACAGATCCTAGTATGTAAGTAATAGTGCTGAACCTGTATCTTgtttaattatatatgcatGTAGAGCAATGGGAGATCATTATGTTTAAGCTGAATGATTCAAAGAGATATAGGCGCACAGTTGGAGCTATTGCCGGTTCATGTATTATGGCTGCAACCCCTCTACTTGCTTCAGCAAGGCAAGAAGCCTGTCTGGTGGCCTTGGATATAATTGAGGTAACTTTCTGCTCCCAACCGTTTTTCTGACTTTTTCTTTTCGCAAGCAGCTTGAAGTTAGATTATAAATCGTGATATGGCTGATGTCTTGTAATGAATTCATTTTTCTTGTTGGTCGACTGATGAATGAAACTTTTCCTGTCCACTTTTTCTGCTCTGTATATGAAGGATGGGGTTACGTCATTGGCAAAAGTAGAAGAGGCTTATCGCCATGAGAAAGCTACTAAGGAAGCAATTGAAGAAGTGGTTCAGTCATATTCGTTATATCATCTCCAAGATGCCCTGGATGCTGCCGATGAAGGGGCTGATGAGAACCGGTTGCTTCCAGCAGTGAATAAAATCTGGCCTTTTCTGGTTGTTTGCATTCAAAATAAGAACCCACTGGTGCGTGGCCATTCTTTCCCCTTACCTATTTGCCTCAGTCCTGCATAGGCGTATCGTCATTTTCACTTGCTCTAGTCCTTCGTGACTTGGATGACTCTGTCATTGCGGCTTTATATGTTTTAAGCTCTTCACCAAGAATTTGCTAACGCATGAGCGTAAACTGATTTTCTGCCTTCTTTTATTGCACGTCTGTTTGCAGGCTGTTAGAAGATGTTTATCTGTGGTGAGCAATGTAGTGCAAATTTGTGGAGGAGATTTCTTTTCACGACGCTTCCAAACTGATGGCTCGCACTTCTGGAAACTTCTATCGACCTCCCCATTCCATAGAAAGCCCAACTTGAAAGAAGAAAGAACCCCTCTGCTACTTCCTTACAGAAGCACTTCCAGTTCTTCAGAGGAGTCCATGGCAGAAACTTCTAATCTGAAAGTACAGGTTGCAGTTCTCAACATGGTTGCTGAATTGTCCCGAAACGAAAGGAGTGCTTCAGCATTGGAAGTTGTCCTCAAGAAGGTCAGTGGTCTTGTGGTAGGGATAGCTTGTAGTGGCGTGGTTGGTCTTCGTGATGCATCCATAAATGCCCTTCAAGGCCTTGCATCCGTCGACGCTGATCTCATTTGGCTTCTTCTAGCTGACGTTTACTACTCTATGAAGAAAAAAGATATGCCTCCACCCCCCACGTCCGATATACCGGCAATCTCCCAAATTCTGCCCCCACCCTCGTCTCCGAAAGAGTATCTTTACGTGCAGTATGGAGGGAAGAGTTACGGTTTCGATATTGACTTCAGTTCTGTAGAAATAGTTTTCAAGAAACTGCACTCTCTGGTTTTTATTAACCAAATGTACAGTTAGAAAATTCACGTTATCATAGTTCATGTACAAATTTAACATTCGCAGGTTACTGTTTGAATATATATTTACATCCTACGGCATGCAGGAAAGCAATCACATTCCTTGCCGGAATTAATCCCAATTAACAAAGTAAAAACCTTTTTATGCACGTATACGTCGTTCTGTCTCTCCTTTCGATGGTTCAGGGCGCGGCCCCACTTCTTATGGAGCAGCTGCACTCGAGGTTTTGTGGAGCTTCTCAATTTATAAAATGAATCAAAAGAGAAGCTCCAAGAAATCTCGAATGTTGCTGCTCCGGTGATTCCGATGGTTATATATGAATAACGACGGTAAAACTAGTCTAGACATAGTTTCTCTGATGAAAAGAAACAAGATACCAATCAATATGGAAGGCTAATCAGAACTGTACAACCAACACCAGATGGGGTAAAAATTACTCTTCAAGACAAAACAGATTCCATGCCACAGCGCGTGCAGTTTAAGAAGTCTGCAGTGGCAAAGAGCAGTCCACCCTGACCTGACCTGGAGATCCGTTGGCCGCCTTTAGCTTTGACATCTTCATCATAGCCCTGGCAAAGTCCATCCGGAAGGTTGATCCGTCATCGGATGCATAAGCTCTGACCAACCTTGCAGTCCTCTCATTTGCCATCAGTTGCTGATCAGCAAAGAGGAGTCCTCTGCCCTTCAATAAGCTCTGGTAATAGTGAGTGTCAAAGCCTCTCCCAGATGGTACGGATGAAGACAACTGCTGGAAGTATGGCATCCCCCTCAGTCCCGACGACCTCTCCCTCATCAATCCCCTTGTTGGCCCTGGTGCAGGTGACTTCTGGCTGCTCCTTGTTCCATTGTCATCGCAGACAAATCTCATCTCCTTCAGGAAACTAGGAGAAACAGTGGGGTCTGGTTTGCCCGTGCCCTTAAAGTTGTTAAGACGGGCCTGAATGAACTCACATCCAATCTTTCCAATGTTGTGCGCTCCTatagatgtgaaaaaaaaaaaaaaaatcaaacattagACTTCTCATCCATTTCAATTCCATAGAACAAGAACTAAAGAACAGACCAGCTTTTTGAGTACGTACCTAGAAGACTGACAGTTTCTCGGTCGCTAAATCCTCTCACCGAGAACAGATGAAGTGTCTGAGTGATGTTATCATCAGGTTTAGGAATTTCAGCCAATGCTTCATCATGGTAGGACATGGTGCTATCTCTTCTACCAGTGAACACCGGATAAAAGGGGCCATCAGCCTACCATTTCAGATATGAGAAACACATCAgcatcaaagaagaagacaGCTAAAAGTGCAGTTGTGGAATACTGAAACAAGcaaacaatcaaattattatGGACGCGCAAAGTAAATTTTACACTTAGTAACTGAGGAACACCGGCAAAATGTAGAGACAGTTTAAAACCTTAAAGTTTAACACAACAGTATGCACAACTGAAAGCACCAAATATCAAATCAATAATTGATGGTGTGATAGTTTTGGTTTATGATTTCTCTCTTGTATTTTGGTTCTCTAATTGGAAAGTTTTGCCTTGGAAACAGTTTCAGATACACATATACTTGACCAAGTATCAATCAAACAAtgaaaatcaaaacaactaAAAACGCAGGCAAGTACTGTGACGGTCCAGCAGTAAAACATGTCAAGACTGAGAAAATGGAGCGATAAAACATGTCAAGACTACTGTGGCGATAGAGCAGTAAAACATGTCAAGAGGACTGAGAAGATGGTGTAGTAAAACATACCAGAACAATGCCATCTCTGGTGGCAAGAGCCAGTATGTCAGCACAAGATACCACTCCTGGACAAACATTTTCGAGCACCTCCTTGATCAGGTCCACATTTTCGAATCCCTTCAAGGTCTTATTTGGCACAGCCTGCTTCTCTATGGAATGGTTTTTATTCCCATTGCTGTCATCCAAGAGGACTGAAGCATCACAGCCCTGATTCAAAAACCCCACAACAACATTAAGAATCACATATGGAATTAGAAAATCCACAAGATTCAGAATAAAAGTCACAGGAATGGTTTCGGAAGCATAATACAATAAAAGGTTCATGTTCACAGGCATGGTTTCGGAGCATAATACAAAAAAACGTTTAGGTTCACCCAACCGGAATAGTCAAGCATGAATAACAGTTTTAAGTTAACAATTTTCAAGCAGAAAACATCCCATTTCACCGATTTAAACCAGCATTGATCGTATAAAGCAGTAACCAGACAAAAGGAAACTACGACATCCGATTGAAAAACTCTTCAAAATTCAATACATAGAATCCAGTAACCAAATAAGACTAAGAAACACTCATAAATATCACGTAAGATAAATCATACACCTTATAGTTCAAGATTCACAGGTTACAATCAACCCGGATGAAGATATGTCACGATTTAAGGAAGAAATCCCACAGCACAGCAATCAAAACCCATTTGTGAAAAACCACAGGGAAGAAGAAATCAAAACTAAAACcagaaaaccagaaaacccagaacaatcaaaacaaaaaccGTCGAGAAAAACCCACACAAATGAAGAGAGTCAGAGAACCCAGAGCAAGATTAGAATTTGGAAGAAACTCCATTGAGAAAAACCCCCAAAGATGAACAAAAGCAGCATCAAGATTAAAGGCAGAGCAATCAGAACAAAACCCATATGAGAAATAGCcacaaagatgaagaaaaaaaagaatcttGGGGCTGGGGATATACCTGAATGAAGCAGTCATGGAAGAAGAGGCGCAGCAGCTGAGCAGAGACATTCTTCTGCTGGGAGTAAATCTGCGCCATCGTCGACCTCACAATGGTCTCAGCTTCTGGGCAAGTCTCGCGGTAGAAATCGTATTCAAGATCCGATTGAACTCCATCACTCATCTCCTCTGTGACGAAATCTTGGCCGCCATCGGAAGAAGCCAGAGAAACCAGATTGACCAGTGGTTCTTGGGCGGAGGAGGAGGCGGAGAGAAAGGCTCTCTCCGATTCGCCTCTCGGGTTGTTCAGGGACAGCAGCACAGAGAAGATCACCACCATAGCGACGACGAACCCTCTCATTATGCTCATCGTCATCTTCTTTCTTGCTCTCtcgctcctctctctctctctctctctctctctcgctctacCGACTCTGAAATCTATATGTAGTGAGAGAATAGAAGCGGGAAATGCCCAACTGAATGAGGTTTCCGTTTGGGGTGGGCCCCTTTTAAAGACAAGGATAGTTGGTTAGTTTAGTTGGGGTGGGCCCCTTTAGCATATTTTCAATTTGGCCCTCGTACTTACGGGAATTGCAGGGATAGTTCTTTTAAGggatttttaacgaaaagtttctggtactgttccctttaacaaaaaatcatatttttacactaaaaagtcaatcctggtactattcactttactatttatgtcacatcctggcccggggtCTACCACATCCTAGGCCCGCTCTACCACTgtaacatgatattgtccgttttgggtccCGACTacaccctcacgattttgtttatgggaactcacaagagaacttctcagtgggtcatccatcatgggattgctcttacgcgctacttgcttaacttcggagttccgatggaactcgaagccgcttccaaaaggcctcatgctaggtagggatgagaatatacatataagaatcactcccctggacgatgtgggatcttacaatttattttgtccttatcgtcaaaactcaaagttttcaatctctttcattagttttctttcttttaaagccacatttgcatttttttaaggAGTTTAGAGTTTAATAATTTACTATTTTTTAGCAAGGTCCTTCATCTTGTAAGCAATTCCTAAGCTCTCTCGTTTAGACATTATTTTATAATTCTCTATTTTATCAAAAGCTTTTTAGCCCCAGTTGTTtaactgaaataaaaaaaaaatggtataaGGAAGTAAGCACGAGACAAGTCACATTTGGGTTTTATCTAAAAACACCCATTGCATAAATGGACATAGCTAAGTCAGTCAGAATTGTGTACAACTCtacaccaattttttttcttgtttcagATGAGTCGTATAATTTGTGAGTGATGCTTGTAGAAGTGTAATAAATTTATGGGAAAATTAGAATCCCCTACAGTTTTTATATATCATTTAGATTAAACATTTgtacttttttaaaatttgattaaagtgcttTGACCAATAGTTacctctattttttttaaattaaaataatttttgaatttatccTTTTATCTGCACAATGCACTTTTCCTTATTTAGTGGAGATATTAgtaattaaactatattttccCTTCTTCCAAATATGTTTTTTCGATcacagtttttttatttttgggtatgCAAACatttgatattattttttttccaaatggttttttctttttcaaatagtTGGTGATCAACATATAAGCTCTGTgtattttttcaatgtttttgtgaaattatattttttttgctgttttttaAGTATAGTTGTTGACGAATTATTATTAGGTACAATACATTACGTATATATTATCTGCGGGTACGTTTGAATTTACTAAAATCATTAATTGGTacgtttgatttgatacatattgttaatattggtacattatttttattttggtacgtTTTATTTTGAACACATTTTGTATTGGTACGTTTATAGTATTCTCAATCCTATTTTCTCTTAACGTACTAAAAGAAAAACTCATTTTGGTACGTTTGATTTTGGgggatttaaaaatattttaaactattttggaaaaaaaaaatatcttaaatcgtagataattattgctaaattgtagcattattgtgaaaataaattgaatctaaccaacttttttttttacaattatctCTAATGGAGGAGAGTGTAATCAAAAGGCTAAATTATAGGAAATTTGTTACAATATAATGGGCATATAGCACCaaaattatgataaaaaaaagtttaatcaaaTCATTAAAAGGCATGGATGTTTGATCTAGAAAATTCAAAACTGAGGCGCCTAATAGTTTTCCTTGTTACGCTTTTTAATGCTTTGGCCCATAGGGGGAGAAGTTTTCTTATTATTCAATAAATTTACCTCTCAAATTTAACAATTGAGTTTGtttggaaatgtttttaaatgacaaaatgtttttagagaaaTATGTTTGGGTTACAAAAGCATTTGAAGTGCTTTTGCAAGAAACAtcagttttggacttatttcaGTAAGCACTTTAGGTGATTTTTCAGGTTTTATGTTCATTTTTACTCAGGattaattccaaaaatattaCCGAAAGAACTTTCAAACCTTTAAAACACTTCTAAACGAACCCAATTGTTGGTTTTGAGAGTAAATTTGTTAAATAATGTGTAAAAAAATGCTTTGATGAGTAGGCTAGGCTTTTTCTGGATATCATGGGCCGGTCTACGATCTTGGGCCCAAGGTTCAGGAGACGGTTTTCCGACCCGAGTAAGGCAGGGTTTCCCCTCCCTAGGTCGcgtctctctctcgctctgtcTCTGTAATTCTCTCTGCAATTCAAATGGGAAGCGACCGGAAATccgaggagaagaagaagagtagGAAAAGGAGCCCCTCTTCATCTTCCGAAGGtactctaatctcctctttcccttctctctctctctctctctctctctctcccacccCTCCGATTTGTTCAATTTCATAGCCTTTGTGATTCTCGGTTCATGGCAGACTTCGTCTTTTCCCGTTGGGAAAGCATCGAACTTTTGATTTTTCTATCTTTCTCcaacattttctcagcaaccaaacaagtTTTATTTTTCCTGGGTTTGCTTGAAAATGTGTGTAATTTGTTCCtcagatacacacacacacacacacacatatatatatattaataatggGGGTTTTATTGAATTCGGTCTTTGTTTTTTACAGATGAGGGAAGAGGCAAGAGGCAGAGAACAGGAGAAGATGAGGACAAGAAGAGCAGGAGGAGTGATAAAAAGGACAAGTCAAAGGACAAGAAAAAATCTCATAAGCACCCAAAACACCGTTCCGATAAGGGTATATCGATGCGAGTCTGAGTCTCACACTAGTTTAAGATGGATTTTACTTCGTTTAATCGAACTTTGCAATACTTGTTAA is from Malus sylvestris chromosome 5, drMalSylv7.2, whole genome shotgun sequence and encodes:
- the LOC126624518 gene encoding putative Peroxidase 48; its protein translation is MTMSIMRGFVVAMVVIFSVLLSLNNPRGESERAFLSASSSAQEPLVNLVSLASSDGGQDFVTEEMSDGVQSDLEYDFYRETCPEAETIVRSTMAQIYSQQKNVSAQLLRLFFHDCFIQGCDASVLLDDSNGNKNHSIEKQAVPNKTLKGFENVDLIKEVLENVCPGVVSCADILALATRDGIVLADGPFYPVFTGRRDSTMSYHDEALAEIPKPDDNITQTLHLFSVRGFSDRETVSLLGAHNIGKIGCEFIQARLNNFKGTGKPDPTVSPSFLKEMRFVCDDNGTRSSQKSPAPGPTRGLMRERSSGLRGMPYFQQLSSSVPSGRGFDTHYYQSLLKGRGLLFADQQLMANERTARLVRAYASDDGSTFRMDFARAMMKMSKLKAANGSPGQVRVDCSLPLQTS